A segment of the Daphnia pulex isolate KAP4 chromosome 10, ASM2113471v1 genome:
CAATATGGTTAATAAGAACATCAATCATTTTATAAATCAAGACTTCTAAACCTGTGGACCATCTCAACAATTACGCTAAATATAAGTAACTGAAATTTCAGCTAAGtgtgaaatatttattgtaaTACCAATTGGAAATACAAGTACAACGTTGAATAACAAGATAAAttggaattgctttattgtcccacctccacccacaattccaccacattttacaatcacacacattatacatgcatacatacacttaagttaacccgttggctgccacgccatacaacccgtaggttgttttctactttctacgtgccacgtctgaaggatccatgaccaaggtgggacttgccattgctgacaagtccgggctgacacggtgacaggagaagatggaatgcacaacctctagaatccatcaccgtatcgacgaggggggaagtccctatggtgcattgcctaacagggcctTTCGGCGAATCTTGGGCAGGTGCAGCTGTTCGATCCCAAGGCACATAAGACCAAGAGACCAAACAgtgcggcccgtgctaaggagctaacATGGGGgaaacaaaggcgtggcagccaacggatTAACTAACAAAACACTCATACCAACAATAACAGTAGATGATCCGCGTAGAACTTGTAGAATGTCACTGCACGTTTATGTCGTGGCTCGTAGAGATGCTGAAGTCTGATCCCGTCTGATGTTCACAGTCTATGGGCCGCATCCTTTCGGTCATTATCAGAATGGCTAAAtcaaggagaaaacaaaattaataacaacATTTGCATTCACTAACATGACAAATGAAGTTACATTGATAACACCAATCAGGTTTCCCAAGCTATCCAGAAGATGAAAGAGTCCAGTGGGGATGAAGACTAAATTACTCCAATAGCTTTGCCTATGACAGaacattcaaattatttagttagttattttagaattttgtCAACTTTACAACATAAAATCttaaatattgaaagaaaCTAAAGGGGTTATGACACAAAAATATAACTTACAATTGTCTGAAGAAAGACAGCAATATTCCTGCCTGTGACTGTAGGCAGCCGCAGCAGTGTTGAACATATGTTGGTAAGTGCCCTGCCCTGCATCTTTTCACGTGACTTCTAAGATTACTCATGTCCTACATAATGTTTTCCATAGCTTTCCCTGTGACAGAAAATACAAATATGACATCAAATACAAGTTTTACATTTCTAAAAGATGAACAATACTTGTCTGTCAATGCAACATTTGTAGTAAAACATGTTCGGAATAAAACAATACATGTCCACGCTGGGATTAGTGACCTACCAagatcaatagaaactcaagataattatgatgaataattgaatattaACGAAATATGAGAACAGGTATTATAAAAATGCTATcattggtttttacctgtattaaTTGGATGATGCATTCAGCAGAACGTCAATTATGAAAGGGTTGATCGAAGGCTGATGCTTCCTTTCGCGTTCCATCCTACAGGTTATAATGCGAAATATTAAATGTGATCCAATACTCAACGGAATAATACATTAAACAAATTGCacagaaataaacttgaatttacttatgaaTTAATCGGtaatttcgtgaaaaaataggaacttttgacaacaacacaacagcCATTACATGAAAAACGAGGACACTCGCCATCTATTGGGCACCTCTGAAACTCGGAAAAGTCCCAAGAACGTAATTAGTTTTGTGACACAACTTGAGCTAGAACAGCGCACATTTGATTAAATCTAGCTTGAAATCATGAGAGCATTACAgggaacaaagctcacttgctagttttatgcaaattttccggaagtgtaccggaagtaagcgattgCGCCTTAACTATTGAGCTACCGTCGAAATAAACCAAagattcgtgatctccatgaaatttggggtcgattaagtgtaatttaaacgaaatccaatttttggccaaaatcgagaattttcctgaactatagttcaggataattctcaaaaccggaagtactcgtacgtacaaataaaaacatgaactttaccacaaattcgacgaggatcacgaatatgaggttattttgtgcgtcgaatgaatatttactgaactactgactgaaacgagaaaaccggaagtagaaaaaaaaacacattattaaaaatctaacaagtgagctttgttgctgtaACCGAAACGGACAGCCATcgcccaaaatttttttacagtagcATCGATAAATTTCTTGGGAGATGTGCAATGTTGTGAAAAGTAAATGTAAAtaaactgagtggaaaatgatcaaaggctatcggtctagcgtcagaaaaaagaaaaagataaaacagtTTAGGATTTCACATTTCTGAAAATGAGCTGCGTTTCCCAACTAATAATCGTTAATTAGAACGTGAAACTTACTTTAAAATCCTCATCGGAAGTCAAAGGTTTTCCGACGAACTTTTCTGGTAAACTGGATGTGCTATGTTTCGGCAACATTTTTACAAGACACACTGAGCGTTATTTGTCGAAGTCACTTCTCCTATCAAAACCAATTTTCATATCCCTGacaatttcaagggtttccagatgaataaatgaaatgaatacaCTGAAAAAACTTCACTGCGACAAATTGTCAAAGACTCTCCAATAGAACAAGTACTTTTACTCTACTAAAAAGATGTCGTCTGCTACCGCAAATTCATGCAAATAACTTAACTGCAGCACTGTCGGATCTACTCGTCGCCAGAAGTAGCATCGGACGTAAACCTACCAACTAGCTTGATgactaaaaaaatgttatcgaCAACGAAGCTCACTTTCGAATGAGTGATCGTGGTCCAGACTCCAGACTTCTACGCTTGATTGGACTACGATCCCAAGTTAGCTAAAAACCAAATATAATTGCTATCGTAATTAAAACGTTTGAACCAAATTATTAGTGGTAAAAGAACGGAATGCAAAATGATAAATGACGATTTTGCCTGAATGTCTCTATGTAATTGTATTTTTGGGAAAAGATAAGCACGCGTTTCTTGCGACTTTCAGCGTTAGTGCAATATCAATTACAAATTGACAATAACACGTATATTATCAAATCAATAATACACTGAATGCTTCATGCCAGATAATGAATGAActactccccccccctttcttaaaaaattcttctggAGTCATTAAGAATGAAATTttaggaaaaacatttcaaaagaagaattatAATCAACTGGGCCTTTATGCAATGATATAAATATCCACGAAGCCAAAGGACCAAAAATAAGGTACATAATGAAACCCAAAAAGCAGCATAGATTCCGATatgcaaacaaaattataattgGTAAAATGATGGGAGgtgaaccagaaaaaaaaaagactttaaaaaaaaaaaaggaaacaaaaggaaattgttttaGGATTTATCTCCCGTTTAGATGTTTCGGGTGCGTCGGGTACGACGAGGTGATGGGGCAGCGGGAGGTGGAGATGAGCTCTCCACTTTTGGTACATCAGAATCGGTCGAGACTTTCTTACCACCGCGGGTCCGCTTCACAGCAGGTGCGGCCGGAGATTCTGTGTCCTCCTTTTCTTCAGCAACTacggcagcagctgctggcACCTTCTTCTGCCGTGGACGTTTGGTAGCAGTGGAGGTGGGTaccttttcttcatcttcgttGGCTGGACCAACGGCAGCCAAAGTGTCAATGTCCGGATCGCGTTCAAGTAGAATAGACACTGTCTTATCCGGGGGTGATGAAGCCGCTGTTGCTGCCGTTGTTTTCCTGGTGGAACGGGTGGATCTGACTGGTGAAGCCGCCGCACCAGCAACATCAAAATGGACTTTCAATGTTGCTTTTCTGCTGCGGATGGGTCGACCAGATGAAGTTGTTGCAGTGGATTCCTCGTTGGTTTCCTGCAATAGGTCATCCGGCATGTGATTCGCATGGATATCAGCAGCATGACCTTTGCCTTCGTGCAACATTTCGACATCATCTAAACCAGCAGCAGGTTTACTGCCACCACGACGCCGTTTCTCTTCCGGCGCACCTTCCACTTTTTCGACAGTCTGTTTGGATGTGGCTCGACGAGTCGTCTTCTTGGCTGGTTTAACTTCGACTTGTTCCATTTCATCCGCAGAGGCAACGGGTTCCACAACGTCCGGAACAGGAGCTTCCAcagcttttccttttttcggtaCTGCTTTCTTAATTAGTTTTGGTCGACCACGTCCTCGTTTAGCTGGCGCCACTTCATCGTTGCTGGACGATGAAACTCTTTTGTTCACTTCTTTGTCCATTTCGTCTGAGGAAGTACTCACACGTGTCTGTGGCACCTCGATCTGACAGAGACGGACGACAGGTGACAATGACAATTTTTCGTCATTAAACAGgtcatcttttcttctcctggaTCGCACCGGCCGAGTTTCGGCTTCCGCCTGGACACTGTCCGATTCTGACTGTTTTTTAACCCTTGTTGATCGAGTAGCCTTCGGCGTCTCAACTTTGGACGCTGGGACAGCGGCGGCTCGGCGACCTCGCTTAGGTGTGATGACACTCTTGACtggaacttcttcttcttccgctttgTGAGAAGTCTCTTCACTCGATGCTTCTTCTACGACGGCTGGCTCCTCCTTCTCGGTGGCAGGTAAGAGCGGAACTTCAACTGTGTCACTCACTTCAGGCTGGATCTCCGGTTCCGACTGGGGTGGCTTCCGTTTCGACCGACTAGCCGGTTTTGGAGTGTTGGTTTTCGGAGTAGGAACCGCTCTGCGGCTTCGTCTAGCAGGAATGACATCCTTTTCGGCTTCAGACTCTTTAGTTTGTTCCTCTTCGTTGGCCAGCTCATCAGTTGTTTCGGTCTTGTCCACTGGAGCAGCCtcagttgttgttttctcgaCAGGATTCTTGGATGACTCTTCCGCAACTTCACTTTCCGATTCCACATTCTTGGATTGGGGGGTCTTCGTGAGTTGTTCAACGACTTTGACGTCGGTGCAATGGACTTTAGGAGTGTcgcgagcagcagcagaagttTTCAGAAGCTTCTCGATTGCTTTGACGTCCCTATAGTCAAATTTCGGTGTGCTTTTCTTAGCGGAAGCAGCTCTACGACCTCGTTTTGGAAGGGGGGCTTCTGGTTCttcctctttcatttcttcttctacgatCGGCTTTTCCTCTTTCATCTGCGAGGCAACATCAACGACATCACTGACGGGTTCTTCAATTGGTTCAGAAGTCTGAGCTTCGAGTGTGGATTCCACGACGAGTTTCTCGGGaactgcttcttcttcttcttcaacaatggccacattcttttcttcctcttcactTTGTGGAACAGGATCTTTGGATTTAGGAGTCTTCATCAAAAGATCGACACCTTCCACGTCAGAATAGTCGGCTTTAGGGGTTGCTGGGCCAGCTTTGGGAGTTCTCAGAAGCCGTTTAACTCCACTGACATTTCTGTAATCTGCTTTGGGCGTGTCGActttagcagcagcagctctacgACCTCGTTTTGGAAGAGGAGCTTCTGGTTCTTCctctttaatttcttcttctacgacCGGATTTTCCTCTTCCATCTGCGAGGCAACATCAACGACATCACTGGCGGGTTCTTCAATTGGTTCAGAAGTCTGAGCTTTGGGTGTGGATTCCACGACGAGTTTCTCGGGtacttcctcttcttcttcaataacgaccagattcttttcttcttcttcaatctgAGGAACAGGATCCTTTGAGTTAGGAGTCTTCATCAAAAGATCGACACCTTCCACGTCGGAATAGTCGGCTTTAGGTGTTCCGGGCATAGCTTTGGGAGTTTTTAAAAGCCGTTTAACTCTACTCACATTTCTGTAATCCGCTTTGGGTGTGTCTGGCTTGGTAGCAGCAGCTCTACGACCTCGTTTTGGAAGGGGGGCTTCTGGTTCttcctctttcatttcttcttctacgatCGGCTTTTCCTCTTTCATCTGCGAGGCAACATCAACGACATCACTGACGGGTTCTTCAATTGGTTCAGAAGTCTGAGCTTCGAGTGTGGATTCCACGACGAGTTTCTCGGGaactgcttcttcttcttcttcaacaatggccacattcttttcttcctcttcactTTGTGGAACAGGATCTTTGGATTTAGGAGTCTTCATCAAAAGATCGACACCTTCCACGTCAGAATAGTCGGCTTTAGGGGTTCCTGGGCCAGCTTTGGGAGTTCTCAGAAGCCGTTTAACTCCACTGACATTTCTGTAATCTGCTTTGGGTGTGTTGActttagcagcagcagctctgcGACCTCGTTTGGGAGGATTGGTTTCTTTCTCCACAGGTTCTTCTTCTACGACAGGCTGGGCCATATCCATCTGTGGAGCAGTAGCAGCGACTTGTTCAACACTCTCAACGACATCACCGACGGGTTCTTCAGCAGTTTCAGAGGATTGTTGATCAGCTTCGGATGCGGTTTCCACCACGACTTTCGCAGGTACTTCTTCCTCAACAACGGCcagattcttttcttcctcttcaatcTGAGGGACAGGATCTTTTGCCTTGGGTGTTTTCATTAAAAGTTCGACACCGTCCACGTCAGAGTAGTCGGCTTTGGGAGTTTTCAGAAGCCGCTTGACTCCACTGACATCTCTGTAATCAGCTTTAGGTGTGTTTGTTTTAGAAGCGGCGGCTCTACGCCCTCTCTTGGGAGCACTGGCGGCAACagattcctcttcttccacctGCTGCTCGATTTCACTTGGTATTTTCGCGGATACTTCCGAATCGTCAACTGAAGTAACTTCGGCGAGTTCATCTGAAGggcagctctttttttctaccacAGATGATTCGTCCTTTTGTTCTTCTGGTTCGGATGGCGAAGCTGTTCGCTTCGATGGTACATTGGGCGTTTTAGGTGTACGCGACACTCGCTGGCCTCGTCGTGGCTCAGTGACCTTCGTTTCAACTTCATCCTCCTCGAgcgggatttcttctttttcgctaGTCAGGGACTGGCCTTCGTCAACCTTTGCATCGACAATGTCTTCAGTTGCATTGGCAATTTCAATCGGGGCTTCAGGTGTAGACTCTTCCAATATTTTCTCAGGCACCTCTTTCTCATCACTTTCCTTCACATGATCTTTTGCTTTGGGTGTCTTCATTAGGAGATCGACGCCTTCGACATCAGTATAGTCAGCTTTAGGAGTACCGGGCGTTGCTTTAGGAGTAGCCAAAAGTCGCTTGACACCTCTGACATCTCTATAGTCTGCTTTGGGCGTGTTTGGTGGAGGTTTAGGCGTCTGAAGCAGCTTCTTAATGCCACGGACGTCAGTGTAGTCAGCTTCAGGTGTTTTTCCAACGCCAGCGGCAGCAACGACAACGGATCGTGTCGTTTTAGGCGTCTCGAGAAGACGGGCAACTCCTTCCAGGTCGGTGCAGTTCAATTTAGAATCGTCAGACGGAGTCTTTGGCGTTTGATGCAACCTATCCACATCTTCCAGGACGGATTCGTCGACTTTAGATGTTTCAGGTGCTTCAGCACCGAGGGTTTTAGAAAGCTCTCCCACATTTTCGAGTACTTTACTGTCGGCTGGAGGACTATTGGCAATCTCGGGACTCTTCATCTGAGGGGATGACTCGGGAGTTTCAATCAGTTTTTCGACACTAACACTACAAACAGCTTCGACTTTGGCCACTGGTTCGAGTGCTGGAACGACATCCTTGGGCAGATCATCATTTACTTCAAGGGCAACTGGTTTCGGAGTTTTCTCAACATCGCTGTTGTTGACTTTGGGTGAATGAGGAGAAGTGACTGCATTCTTAGGAGTTTTCAGCAGCTGCTCGACTCCTTCTACATCGGTATAATCAGCTTTTGGGGTGGCTGGAACCGGTTTCGGTGTCTGCAGAAGCTGTTTAACTCCACGAACGTCAGTGTAATCCGCCTGAGGTGATAACGGAACACTATTGGATTCTACAGGAACCGATTCTTTTTCAGCCTCTTCTAATTGGGCAGCCGATTCAACGGTTGAGGTGTGACCATTTATCCCTTCAGACATGTCTTCCGGTGAGAGAGTgataccttcttcttcctcttctcccaTATTTTCTACTAATGACGAGGTTGTAAATGATCTCAATAAAGTAGTGCCGTTGGTCAGATGAGGTGTCGTTATCTCCGGAACGGGAATCTCTGCTCCAATAAGATCATCATCAAATAATGAAGTGTCTTCTTGTTCAACAACTTCAAAATCGCCTTCTTCGACAGGTTCGTCGAGGAAAGAACAGCACTCAGAAGGAACGACAGCAATGTTTGAAACATCTGACATGGTCGACATGGCATCAATGGATGACATGTCCAAGTTGGCGCGAGcggaaatttcaagaaattcagTCGCTTCAGCTAACGACGGACTGGTTTTGTCAAGGATAGAAGTTTCATCGACTGAAGTGACGCTGGAAACCGAGGCTTCGGCATCTTCTAGCGTTTCGTCTACGCATTCCTTATCGTTCGCCACCAAATTCTCATCTGCTGGCGTTTCTAAACCGCCCTCCTAaatcattacaaaaatttttgaatatacGGACGTAAAGTATACAATATTTTGTGTTAAGTACCTCCTCAATTAACGAATCGATAGGAGCTCGGATAAATTTTAATCCCGAATATCGCGTAGAACGACGAGGAGTTGCACCTTTCTTGATCGGCGTAGCAGGTGGCAATGTGTTGTCAAACTGCTCTGGACTGAGATAGGGCCCAAAGGAAACTCGCTTTAGTGATGGAGTAGAGGGCACTTCAGGCGCAatgtcttcctctttttcagcATTGCTGTCGACAACATCACCATTCTCTTCTAGATCAACAACTTCAGCACTGAAAGAATCTGTTGATTCTGCAACAGGTTTATCTAATAGAACAAAACATACTTTAGTTTGTAACATTAATGTAAGATGTGATGAATTACTTGATAGAGGTTTATAGTCAGGTGGTAGATATTCGAATCGCAGTTTCCTTCCACCAACTAAAACAACATCCTTGTGGTTGAGCTTAATCAAGCTAACGGCTTCAAAATGTGTCCCATTGACTTCGGTTTCATTTCCATGAATTTCTACTGAGGCCTCCCCAGAGACTTCATCAATCAGAAATTTGCAGTGTGTATCACTGACATCAGCAGAAGTTATACGAATATCAGACTTTAAACACCGGCCAACCACACAAGTTGTAGAGGTCAAAGGAAACCCATGGcctaaaatacaaaaaccataattaaaaatatgtcaCAGCAGGGAATGACATGTTAACGGAAAGGATGAGCTGCACAAAGGTGTGACAATTACCTCTGGGCTCATCACCATTCTTTTGCAGCACCACAATTTGGCCATACTTTGGTTTCGGAAGCTTGACTGATATTTCAGCCATGCCTAAATCTGGTTTCAACAGAATCAGATAAGTTCCCACATAATAAACAGTCAATGTATACACTTGTTGGACACTTGGATACCGCACACCAAGTGCACAAACCAACACCTACTCACCTTGGCGTCGTCGAGACCTCGCTACAGAATTGTAATAGATATCCCAATTTTCTTGGTTTGACAAGTCACTCTGTAGCTAAAATCAACTACCACGAGAAAAACCAGACGCAAAGACTCCAAAACTGGGTAAACAATTGTATGAAACTGGCGGGGATCTTAAATAGAAAGCTTGCAAGTTTATGCGTCTACGCGGTCAATGTGTATGTGTATCAAGAACCGTTTCCAAGTTGCAACCAACAATGGCGTGCAGAGAGTAGTAAGACGATCAGCGCGCCAAATTTGAAACTCTTCACTTTCGCCATCTATCAATCGTATTTTGAAGCTCTGAACCTTTCTCAGAAACGGCTCAATAGATGGCGAGAGAATCAGTAGTGAGCTGTCAACACTTGAATGGCAGAAGCCGAAAAATGATTTCATGTTTACcacaataattttctttggTTGTTTAGTCAAATGAGACACTGGCTTACATTATGTTTCATCCTAGTCTGGAGGGACTCGGATATCGTCAGTGCACAAAGACCCATTATTCCAGAAAATTTTTACACACAAGAACACCTGTCGGAATTGAGAGCCGAAGTGAAAGAGCTTTTTTATCATGCATATAATGGTTACCTGAATTATGCTTATCCGCTTGACGAGCTACAGCCCTTAACCTGCAGAGGTGTCGACACTTGGGGAAGCTACTCCTTGACATTGATTGATGCTCTCTCAACGCTTGCAGTCTTAGGCAATCACACAGAGTTTAGACGTGTTGTTGATGTTCTGAGTAAAAAGAGCTTTGATTCTGACATCAATGTATCTGTGTTTGAAACAAATATTCGAATTGTTGGAggtaaatcaattaaaagatTCACTCTTCTGTCCTGCCATAACATCTTGCATTATCTTCTTTTATAGGACTTCTTAGTGCACATTTACTCAGCCACAAATCTGGGATAGAACTGGAACCAGGATGGCCTTGTAATGGTCCTCTTTTGAGGTTGGCAGAAGATGCTGCCAAGAGACTCTTGCCAGCATTCAACTCTTCCACTGGAATGTAacagaaaatacaattttacaTGAATATAAAACAAGTAATAATTCTTGCTTATTAAATATAGGCCGTACGGGACAGTCAATCTAAGGTGAATTTTTAATCAGTTATGACACAAAATTACATGTACATAAACTTAGCTTCTTAAAGGTATGGAGTCCCTCCAGATGAAACTCCAGTAACGTGCACGGCCGGTGTTGGTACCTTCATAGTCGAATTCGGAGTGTTATCGAGGTTGACGCAGAATCCTGAATACGAAGCGGTAGCTATGAGAGCTTTGAAATCCTTGTGGGATCATCGTTCTAGCTTAGGTTTACTTGGTAACCACATCAACGTCGAAACTGGCCAATGGGTAGCCACTGATTCTGGAATTGGAGCTGCTATAGACTCGTACTACGAATACCTCGTCAAAGGTTCAGCACTTTTAGGTCGACCAGAGCTAATGGAAATGTTTTGGCATCACCTCGTCGGCATTGAACGTTACATGCGCAAGGATGACTGGTATTTTTGGGTCACAATGACAAAAGGTACTGTTTCATTGCCAGTTTTCCAGAACCTGGAAGCCTATTGGCCCGGGGTTCTCAGCACAATAGGGAAAAATTCCGATGCAATGAAGTCTATCCTCAACTATCATCAAGTCCTGAAGCACATTGGCTTCGTTCCGGAGATGTACGACGTCCAACAACGTGAAGTCCGACCCAACAGGGAAGGTTATCCCCTCAGACCGGAGTTGATCGAGTCCCTCATGTTCCTTTACCAAGGAACCAGGGATAAAAACTTACTGGCGATGGGAGAAGATGTTCTTCGAGCGATCCAACACAGCACCAGGACTCCGTGTGGCTACGCAACTGTCAAAGACACTCGAGATCATCGATTAGAAGATCGCATGGAGTCCTTCTTTCTTGCAGAGACAACAAAGTATGTCATgagatttgaaaacatttaaaatgcaTTTAAGAATTtctatatttcattttcaactagATACTTGTACCTGCTGTTTGACACGGAGAACTTTATCCATGGCCAAGGGATCTCGGGCAAACCTCATCGAGTGGCTTCCAGATCGTGCATGCTAGACACCGGAGCTTACATTTTCAACACTGAAGCCCACCCTATGGACGTTGGAGCGTTGGATTGCTGCCATGGACCAACTGAGCGAGATATTTGGCAAAAGGCTTGGTTTCCAAAACGGTCGTCTAAAAGAAACTCACCCGAATCTAGTGATGATAAATTATCGATAGTGTCTTCCTCTTCGATTGAAACTTGTAAAAAACCTCACTGGCAGTCATTTCTCTGGATCAAATCTCCTCCCACATGCTCGGCATCATCAGCTGCTTCTAAATCATGGACAGGAAAACGTAGAAGATCTTCACTTTACTCTTTGTTGACCTGCGAGGCTGCTCCGTTCATGCAGATGTTTTGCATCGGTGGTGAAGTTTGCGACATCTAAGTGTacagtttttaaaagaaagttaTTTTGTACATTTTGTCCTGGACCAAAGATTGTTGAGAAATAAAGCAAGTTGATACTTTTCGATGAAAACCATAGAAATAATCTCCAGAATGTGTTTTATTTGAGATTCGTCAATAGGACGTTACAGgtagatttaaaaatgtaaaaaagataatCCTTCGAATGTCAGATAATTGTGAAGGCATGGTGGACGGATTCAGTAGGTGTGGAATGTAGCTACATCTCTCTCTAACAAACAGAATCTAAAATTATACGGCAAATTCCTTTTCAGTGTGGACGCTATGGTCGTAAGCTACCATTTCCATGTCTTCGGTGGATTCGTACGCCCCAACAGCAGGCAAAGTGCTGTGTCTAGCGCCGCACCACTTGTCGGAGAAACGTAAAATCAACACAAttacacaaacaacaaacaaggcAACAACTGCCAATGTAGGCCAATACACGTGAAACATTTTGAGGTACAGCTCtctaaaggaaaaaagtaattttgggtttactttatttaaaaaaaatatatttctgtTAAGTAGCTTACCAGTTAAACTGTTAGAGGTGGTTGGTATTTTGGTGATGTGacccaaagagagagaatccAACGATTGCCTGTGTGTGGATCCTGCCAGTAGCTCTTGTAACGTTCAGAACAGCAACAGATAATGTTCAAGATCAAGATAATGGCAAAGAACACTGTGCAGATTGCAATAGTGATGTAAAATGGGGTAAAGTCTCCCACTAGCCGTTGGGTGTTGTATGGGTTTTCAAAGGACTCTGTCTTGGGAAATCCAGGTCTGAATAATCCGTTATCCCACGACATTCCAATCTCCTTACCACCTTAAAATCTCATACTGAATGATaaaaggaacaaaacaaaatacgaATTAACATTTGAGAGAAATGAATCGACGAGAATTAAGGAACGGTTATTTTGCCACGCCCCGTTAGGCACGTCACAAGACAGAACTTGAAAATATAGCACAAATTTAAAACTACTGAAATGCATGTGGGCAATTTATTTTCGTAATTAATATGAAACGAGAAAATCTATGAATTTACCCTTCAAACACTCAAAATTAAGAGTCTAAACAAAACTAAACGTGGACGGCAGAAACCACTTGTTTGCACAAAAAATGCTTGAAGTAAAATTGAAAGTGGCTTGCTACGTTGCCACAACAGAAAAACTGATCTACAGGTGTATGATAAATTTATAACAGAAAATACCATTTTACATGAATATAAAAAACGTAATAATTCTTGCcgattaaacaaaattaattatttaaaattaaatgatatttttttccattgattcaatttcaacaaccTTTTTTCCCGAATGGCACATTGGCAGTCGAGAAGGGCGCGAACTCAAAGAGATATTTCGTatgtaatttttcaatcagATTGTCCTTTGTTACACGGATG
Coding sequences within it:
- the LOC124204497 gene encoding titin-like isoform X2; this translates as MAEISVKLPKPKYGQIVVLQKNGDEPRGHGFPLTSTTCVVGRCLKSDIRITSADVSDTHCKFLIDEVSGEASVEIHGNETEVNGTHFEAVSLIKLNHKDVVLVGGRKLRFEYLPPDYKPLSNKPVAESTDSFSAEVVDLEENGDVVDSNAEKEEDIAPEVPSTPSLKRVSFGPYLSPEQFDNTLPPATPIKKGATPRRSTRYSGLKFIRAPIDSLIEEEGGLETPADENLVANDKECVDETLEDAEASVSSVTSVDETSILDKTSPSLAEATEFLEISARANLDMSSIDAMSTMSDVSNIAVVPSECCSFLDEPVEEGDFEVVEQEDTSLFDDDLIGAEIPVPEITTPHLTNGTTLLRSFTTSSLVENMGEEEEEGITLSPEDMSEGINGHTSTVESAAQLEEAEKESVPVESNSVPLSPQADYTDVRGVKQLLQTPKPVPATPKADYTDVEGVEQLLKTPKNAVTSPHSPKVNNSDVEKTPKPVALEVNDDLPKDVVPALEPVAKVEAVCSVSVEKLIETPESSPQMKSPEIANSPPADSKVLENVGELSKTLGAEAPETSKVDESVLEDVDRLHQTPKTPSDDSKLNCTDLEGVARLLETPKTTRSVVVAAAGVGKTPEADYTDVRGIKKLLQTPKPPPNTPKADYRDVRGVKRLLATPKATPGTPKADYTDVEGVDLLMKTPKAKDHVKESDEKEVPEKILEESTPEAPIEIANATEDIVDAKVDEGQSLTSEKEEIPLEEDEVETKVTEPRRGQRVSRTPKTPNVPSKRTASPSEPEEQKDESSVVEKKSCPSDELAEVTSVDDSEVSAKIPSEIEQQVEEEESVAASAPKRGRRAAASKTNTPKADYRDVSGVKRLLKTPKADYSDVDGVELLMKTPKAKDPVPQIEEEEKNLAVVEEEVPAKVVVETASEADQQSSETAEEPVGDVVESVEQVAATAPQMDMAQPVVEEEPVEKETNPPKRGRRAAAAKVNTPKADYRNVSGVKRLLRTPKAGPGTPKADYSDVEGVDLLMKTPKSKDPVPQSEEEEKNVAIVEEEEEAVPEKLVVESTLEAQTSEPIEEPVSDVVDVASQMKEEKPIVEEEMKEEEPEAPLPKRGRRAASAKKSTPKFDYRDVKAIEKLLKTSAAARDTPKVHCTDVKVVEQLTKTPQSKNVESESEVAEESSKNPVEKTTTEAAPVDKTETTDELANEEEQTKESEAEKDVIPARRSRRAVPTPKTNTPKPASRSKRKPPQSEPEIQPEVSDTVEVPLLPATEKEEPAVVEEASSEETSHKAEEEEVPVKSVITPKRGRRAAAVPASKVETPKATRSTRVKKQSESDSVQAEAETRPVRSRRRKDDLFNDEKLSLSPVVRLCQIEVPQTRVSTSSDEMDKEVNKRVSSSSNDEVAPAKRGRGRPKLIKKAVPKKGKAVEAPVPDVVEPVASADEMEQVEVKPAKKTTRRATSKQTVEKVEGAPEEKRRRGGSKPAAGLDDVEMLHEGKGHAADIHANHMPDDLLQETNEESTATTSSGRPIRSRKATLKVHFDVAGAAASPVRSTRSTRKTTAATAASSPPDKTVSILLERDPDIDTLAAVGPANEDEEKVPTSTATKRPRQKKVPAAAAVVAEEKEDTESPAAPAVKRTRGGKKVSTDSDVPKVESSSPPPAAPSPRRTRRTRNI